Proteins found in one Odocoileus virginianus isolate 20LAN1187 ecotype Illinois chromosome 10, Ovbor_1.2, whole genome shotgun sequence genomic segment:
- the LOC110123971 gene encoding olfactory receptor 4C11-like, with protein MSVNKSVTEFILSGLTQDAGKQKVIFGVFLILYLATLLGNFLIVVTIKTSKTLGSPMYFFLFYLSFADACFSTTTAPRLIVDVLSQKKTISYNECMTQVFAAHFFGCMEIFVLILMAFDRYMAICKPLRYTTIMSRHLCGVLVILAWVGSCIHSSAQTFLVLRLPFCGPNVIDHYFCDLQPLLKLACMDTSVINLLVVSNSGAICMVSFIILFISYVVILHSLRNHSAEGRRKALSTCTSHFTVVVIFFGPCIFIYTRPPTTFPIDKMVAVFYTIGTPLLNPLIYTLRNEEVKNAMKMLWCSKA; from the coding sequence ATGTCAGTGAATAAGAGTGTGACTGAATTCATTCTCTCTGGCTTGACACAGGATGCAGGGAAGCAGAAAGTGATATTTGGAGTCTTCTTGATCCTATACCTTGCAACACTGTTGGGGAACTTTCTTATTGTAGTGACTATTAAGACAAGCAAGACACTTGGGAGTCCGATGTATTTCTTCCTGTTCTATCTGTCCTTTGCTGATGCCTGCTTCTCTACAACCACAGCCCCCAGGTTAATTGTGGATGTCCTTTCTCAGAAGAAAACCATTTCCTACAATGAGTGCATGACCCAGGTCTTTGCAGCCCATTTCTTTGGATGCATGGAGATCTTTGTGCTCATCCTCATGGCCTTTGATCGCTACATGGCGATCTGTAAACCCTTGCGATATACAACCATCATGAGCCGGCACCTCTGTGGTGTGCTGGTGATTCTAGCCTGGGTGGGGTCTTGTATTCACTCATCAGCACAGACTTTCCTGGTTTTGAGGCTGCCCTTCTGTGGCCCCAATGTGATTGACCACTATTTCTGTGACTTGCAGCCCTTGTTGAAACTTGCCTGCATGGACACTTCTGTGATAAATTTGCTTGTTGTTTCTAACAGTGGGGCCATATGTATGGTGAGTTTCATAATCCTGTTTATCTCCTATGTTGTCATCTTACACTCCCTGAGAAACCACAGCGCAGAAGGACGGCGAAAAGCCCTTTCTACATGCACCTCCCACTTCACTGTGGTTGTCATATTTTTTGGCCCatgtatattcatatacacaCGCCCACCAACCACATTTCCAATAGACAAGATGGTGGCTGTGTTTTATACAATTGGGACACCCTTACTTAACCCGCTGATCTATACACTACGGAATGAAGaagtgaaaaatgccatgaaaaTGTTATGGTGTAGCAAAGCATGA